CGAATGGTTGAGCATCAATATGTCTAATTTCTAAAAAATCTCTTAGTCTTAAATGCGGAAATAAAGTTCCTAAATGGGTTTCCCAGCTATTTAAATCAGGATATTTGCCTTTGTAGCCATTTTCTAACCAGCTTTCAAAAGATAATTCATTAAACAAAGGTTGTTCTTGAATAGGCAGACCATCAATAAAAAAGACATTTGCTTTTTTAGCCCATTGCGCATAGGCACATTCAGCATTATCTGAAAACGGCATATTTTTTGGAATTCCTGAACGAGAGGGATCCATTTTCTCCCAAATTTCTTGTCTTTCAGAATAATATTGACTTTTCATCCCTTTAAAATATTGAGAATTTGCAAATAATTTTTGTGTAATAGGAACTAAAACTAAAATCAAATTAACAGCATCTTGCCAATTTTCATCACCAAAAATATCTAAATTAGCCTGAACAGTTGCACTATGTCGCATCATGTCTATGCCACGCACTTGAGGTGCGGATTCAAAATACCGAGTCATAATTTGATAACGCTCTTTAGGCAAGACCAAAGGATGATCATTCTTTGAAATTGGATTTGTTCCATGCGAAAGAAAAACAAGTTCACCTGCTGCTGCTTCTTCTATTATCTTCAAACCTTTTATAACATTTTCAATAACATCCGTTAATTTTTCAAATGGTGCGGAAGAGTATTCTATTTGCCCTCCTGGCTCTACACTAATATTGCCACCATGTTTGAGAAAAATATCTGTTATTAGAGATGAAGATTCATCATATTTTATTTTAATTGGCGTTGAAATTTCAGCAACTCTTTTTAAAAAAGACTGCACATCCAATTTTGCAGATTCTGTACCAATGGGAGCTAAAGTTTTCGCATCATATGCGTGCATTTCCATTTCTAAACCAATTTTTTCCATTCCCTCTCTCGTACCTTTAATTGGCTGAGTCCATACACGGGAACAAATATTTTTATCAACTAAAGATTTTTGAGATATCATTGTTGCAGCTCCAAAAAAACAATAAGGAGCCTCATCTTATTTTTTTTGGATTGCAGGATCAAGCTGGAGAGCAAAATCAGTAACGCCTTCAGAGCGAAGAGCATCCATAACTATAACAACAGAATTATAAACAGCTTCTTTATCAGCACTAATCATGGCAACGACTTTTGCTTTATTTTTTGTTGCATCTCTTGCAACAGTTTTTAATTCATCTACAGATGTTGATTTACCATCTAACATGAATTCACCAGACTTACCTATTGAAATATTAAAAGTCTTTTGATTTTCTAACTGCTCTGCAGTTGTTGCTTTTGGTAACTCCAGCTTCATTCCTTTATTTACAATAAAATGCGCAGTAACCATAAATATAACGAGAAGAACAAGGACAACATCAACGAAAGGTGTAATATTTATATCAACAATTGGATCTTCATCTCCTCCACCTGTTTTTCCTGCCATAATTAGTTACCTTTCTTTTTGTTACTATTGCTGTTACTTCCTGCTAAACCCAAATGTGTGATGACAATTCTAGATGTCGCATCTGTATTAGCCATTTTTTTCTTTATTGCTCTATTAAAAAAGTTGAAGGCAACAACAGCAGGTATAGCAACCAACAAACCTAATGCAGTAGCGACCAAAGCTTCTGAAATTGAAGCCATGATAACTTCTGGACCAGGATTTGCTGAAGTAGATAACGCATGAAAGGCTTCGATAATCCCGATAATTGTACCGAAAAGACCTAAAAATGGCGTATTGCTCCCTAAAGTACCAAGTACAACTAGTCCCTTTTCAAGTCTTGTTTTTGCAGCAATCATTGTTGCATTCATAGATTCTTCAGAAGCTTTTAAATTATCCAATCCTCTTTCCAAACCAACAGCAGCAACATTTGCTTCCAACATTTTTTGCCCTGAGCACCAAGCAGCAGTTTGTTCTAATGACTCATTTGAATTTAATCTTTGAGTAAGATTCTTAATAAATTCTGGAAAATCGCCACGCATTTTATGGAAAAATATTATTCTATCAATGATGATCGCAACATTAACAATACTGCATACAATCAATGTGTACATTACCCATTGAGGACCTGTTGCTAGGGAAAATTTGAGGAATTCTTGGGTAAGATTCATTTTCACACTCCATCATGCAAGAAAAAACTTGTAACTTTATTAAGTAGTAAATTCTAAATTTTCGTAAATACCATACAAAAGTTCTTTAGCTCTAGTTAATGCAGGTCGTGCGAGCGCTTCTTCCACATCTTTTACATATTCTTCTTTCCTTGCACCACATAAAACACTTGTTACCCCAGGTAGCCAAGCTAAAGTACTAATAACAAATTGTGACAAAGTGGCATCATCATAACCTGGCACATCTTCCAATTGCTCTTTTGCCAAACGTTCTAAATCAGCTGCTAACTTTGACCAGTTTTGCAAACCAATCTTCATACCTTCATCAAGCTGTTGTAACTCATCAGGTTTTACTTGTGGACGAGTTAAACGAATGAGCCCATCATTGAACATGGCATTAAATGGTCTGTTTATCATTGTACCAATATTATTTTTGAGTGCATAGGAAAGAGTTGTTTCGCCAATTTCATCTCTGTCATAAAATACGGGGGAAATTTCTAGCCAGTTAAGAGGAAACTGCACCACTTTAAAGTGATGTTGATCACTTATCGAAAGCGCAATTTCATGTACTTTTTTTAAAGAAACAGATGCATATTCTTCAGCTGGAGCACCTAAATTATTTGAACTAATACCATATGATTTTATTTTTCCTAAAGTAACTAATTTTTCCAATGCTAAAAAACTTTCGCGTAAACGGTTGAAAAATATTTCTCTTGCTTTTTCAACTTCAATTCCTTCTAACTCAAATTTTTTAAGCATATATTCTGGATTATGAAGAAGATATACATCAATCGTTGAAATATTCATTCTATTTAATGAGCGTTCAACTTGATCAAAAATAAACTCAGGATGAATGCAATGCCATATTTCATCACCAAACTTAATCATTTCTGGAAAGGGTTGAAGTTGTTGTTCTTTCGCTTTGGCTAGTTCAAGATTAGAACCTTGGACATAACCAACTTTAGAAACAATAACCATGTTTTCTCTTGTTATAATTTCTTCATTAATGAGTTTTCCTAACGTTTTTCCAATAAGAAGTTCAGCTTGCCCAAATCCATAATTTGAACTTGTATCAATTAAATTCATGCCCTTTCTGATGGCAAGTTCTAAAGCTTGGCCTGATTGCGGGAATCCTAAATGTTTTGCGTAACCAATTCTATAGCTACCAAATCCTACCGGAGAAACGCTTGGTCCGCCTGAATACAATGCTCTTCGACGCGTTTCAAATACTCTTCCCAGTGACTGATTGGAAGGTCTTGTTGTAGATGCTGTAGCAAATCCCTGAAGTACATTCATAAATAACCCTTAAAAATTAAATTAATTGCCTTGACTAATACCAAGCATAGGTGAAACTTTTGAAGCCTTCCAAGCTGGATATAAAGCACCTACGAACGATAAGATAAGAGAAGTAAAAAAGGCAAATACAATTAATGTGACATCGATGTGCACAGGTATCCGTTCTATATTATAAAACTTTTGAAAGTCACCTAGAGATAAACCTGAAAAAATCTTTAGTATCCCTAATCCAGTTACAACTCCTAATGTTGAACCTAATAGCCCTAAAATTACTCCTGACATGACAAAAGACGAAATAACTAAGGATTTTTTTGCACCTAACGCTCTTAATATTGCAATTTGTTTTGCTCTATTCATGACTGTTAAACCTAAGGTAACTACAATATTAAATCCAGCAACAAATGAAATAATTAAAACAATTAATTTTATTGCAGTACCATCTCTTTTTATTTGTTCAAAAAGACCTGCATGAATTTCTTGCCATGCTATAACATTATAAGGTAAATCAATATTTAATTTATTTGCTACAATAATTGCTTCATCAGGGTTTTTTAAATTTATTTCTATACCACTTGCCCAATTATCAACACCAAATAATTTTACTCCATCTTGATAATTCATTAAAACTTGTTTCTTATCAAATTCAGATAAACCAGAGTTCATTATTCCTGTCACAAATAATTTATTATAACGAATTCCGACTTTTTTATACTCAGATGTAAAAGACATTAAAGTTACAACACTTCCTATTTTAACTTCCAAAGAATCTGCCAGTCCTTTTCCTAAAATAACGTGCGGTAGTTGTTCTAACAGTTTACCTTCGCTTAATGTATTACGATCTTTATTTATCAATGGACTAGAAACGTTTAAAGTATTTAAAGCATTTTCAGGATATAAATATTTATTTAAATGAACTGCTGAAGCTGAATTTGTTCCTTCAATTGCTCTTATGTAAACAGTTGCTGTTTCTTTTCCACTACTTAGAATAGATTCGTGATAAACAAAACTGCTCATTTTTTCTACTTTTGCAGGAATAAATTCTTCTAATTCTTTAATCAATTTTGAAGGATTTGTTACTCCTGCTGGCGAATAAATTGTTACATTTGGATTTACTGAGGAAATAATATTTTTTAATTCATTTTGAAAACTATTCAAAACTGTAATAACTACTAAAAAAGCCGATAATCCAAAACATATTCCAACTATTGAAACTAAAGAAGTAAAACTTAATTTTTTAGAGTTTTTTTTGCATAAAAAATTAAGAGATAATCTAACTAAAAGATTCACTATAATTTACCTCATAACGAATTATTTTAAGATAAGATAAAATTGCAAGATCTTATCTTTATCAAGAGCTTTATCATAAACAGAGAAATCTCAAAGCGTTTCCGCAAATTAAACTTTTTTCAATTCTTTGACCTTGACAAAAACACAAAAAGACCAAGGTTACAGTTAAGTGAAAGCAACTAGAAATTGCTTTCTAACTCTAATATTTTAGAACTCCAATCTTAACAAGGGAGTAAACGTATGGCTTATCAATTCACACATCGAGCCCAATCTGCCATAAATGACGCACATACCGTTGCTAAACAAAATGGCAATCCTGAATTAACTCCAGCCCATATTTTAAATGCAGTTTTTAATGAAAATGAAGAAATTGTGAAAATGCTTTGTCAAAATCTTGGATTAAAAGTAACCCAAATTTCATCAGAATTAAAAAAAATTGTTGATACACTCCCAAAAGTATCTGGTGGAAGTGAGCCAACAAGCGGTCCATTTTTATCCTCGTACCTTGAATCGGCTGATAAAATCAAAAAAGAAATGCAAGATGAATATATCTCGATAGAGCATTTTGTCATAGCTGCTCCAACTAGTAAGCAACCAACTGTAGCAAGCTTATTTAACCGTTATAATCTTGATACCAATACTCTCCAAAAATCCATTTTAGCGATAAGAGGCAACAATAAAGTGACTGACCAATCTCCAGAAAATAAATTAGGTGTTCTTGAAAAATACGCTCGAGATCTTACAAAGTTAGCTGAAGAAAACAAACTCGACCCAGTTATTGGGAGGGACAGCGAAGTAAGAAGAGTCATTCAAATTTTGTCTAGAAGAACCAAAAACAACCCTATTTTAATAGGTGAACCTGGGGTTGGAAAAACAGCAATTGCAGAAGGTCTTGCGCAACGAATTATACGTGGAGATGTACCTGAAACATTGAAGAACAGAAAGCTTTTAAGTCTTGATATTGCAGGCATGGTTGCAGGAGCAAAATTTAGAGGTGAGTTTGAAGAAAGATTGAAAGCTGTTCTTAAAGCTGTTCAAGATGCTTCTGGGAAAATTATTCTATTTATTGATGAAATTCATACTATGGTCAAAGCTGGTGGAGGCGAAGGATCAATGGATGCAGGAAATATGTTAAAGCCTGCATTAGCTAGAGGTGAATTGCGTTGTATTGGCGCAACTACTTTAGAAGAGTATAGAATTATTGAGAAAGATACTGCTTTAGAACGCCGCTTTCAGCCTGTTATTGTAAATCCACCAAGTGTTGAAGATACCATCACAATTTTACGTGGCCTCAAAGAAAGATACGAAATTCATCATGGCATTCGAATTAAGGATAATGCATTAATTGCTGCTGCTACCTTATCAGATCGCTACATAACAGATAGATTTCTTCCCGATAAAGCAATTGATTTAATTGATGAAGCGTCTAGTAGATTAAAAATTCAATTAGATAGTGTTCCTGAAAAAATAGACACTATAGAAAGAAAAATTGCCCAATATAAAATAGAATTAGTGGCCTTATCTAAAGAAACAGATTATCAAGCAATTGGTAGAAAAACTGACATTGAAAACCAGCTACGCGAGCTCGAAAACGAAGCAAAATTAATGCGCAATAAATGGCAGCTTGCTAAGGGCAGCGTTAATGAAATCAATAAATTAAAGAAAGATTTAGAACAAGCCAGAGTTAAAATGGAAGATTATGAGCGTCGTGCAGATTATGCGCGTGCTAGTGAAATTAAATT
This is a stretch of genomic DNA from Pigmentibacter ruber. It encodes these proteins:
- a CDS encoding FtsX-like permease family protein, encoding MNLLVRLSLNFLCKKNSKKLSFTSLVSIVGICFGLSAFLVVITVLNSFQNELKNIISSVNPNVTIYSPAGVTNPSKLIKELEEFIPAKVEKMSSFVYHESILSSGKETATVYIRAIEGTNSASAVHLNKYLYPENALNTLNVSSPLINKDRNTLSEGKLLEQLPHVILGKGLADSLEVKIGSVVTLMSFTSEYKKVGIRYNKLFVTGIMNSGLSEFDKKQVLMNYQDGVKLFGVDNWASGIEINLKNPDEAIIVANKLNIDLPYNVIAWQEIHAGLFEQIKRDGTAIKLIVLIISFVAGFNIVVTLGLTVMNRAKQIAILRALGAKKSLVISSFVMSGVILGLLGSTLGVVTGLGILKIFSGLSLGDFQKFYNIERIPVHIDVTLIVFAFFTSLILSFVGALYPAWKASKVSPMLGISQGN
- a CDS encoding glutamate-cysteine ligase family protein: MISQKSLVDKNICSRVWTQPIKGTREGMEKIGLEMEMHAYDAKTLAPIGTESAKLDVQSFLKRVAEISTPIKIKYDESSSLITDIFLKHGGNISVEPGGQIEYSSAPFEKLTDVIENVIKGLKIIEEAAAGELVFLSHGTNPISKNDHPLVLPKERYQIMTRYFESAPQVRGIDMMRHSATVQANLDIFGDENWQDAVNLILVLVPITQKLFANSQYFKGMKSQYYSERQEIWEKMDPSRSGIPKNMPFSDNAECAYAQWAKKANVFFIDGLPIQEQPLFNELSFESWLENGYKGKYPDLNSWETHLGTLFPHLRLRDFLEIRHIDAQPFEHTFAPVAFFWALAKTSKVRKEVWQFLKKKKIDFKKVFVEKHDYSELEVPLLNLAIEMLSDLKEQEACKAVNAYKDFLVQKPEYWKAASALEFVEKNKTLNPAKEFGKFLY
- a CDS encoding aldo/keto reductase, whose amino-acid sequence is MNVLQGFATASTTRPSNQSLGRVFETRRRALYSGGPSVSPVGFGSYRIGYAKHLGFPQSGQALELAIRKGMNLIDTSSNYGFGQAELLIGKTLGKLINEEIITRENMVIVSKVGYVQGSNLELAKAKEQQLQPFPEMIKFGDEIWHCIHPEFIFDQVERSLNRMNISTIDVYLLHNPEYMLKKFELEGIEVEKAREIFFNRLRESFLALEKLVTLGKIKSYGISSNNLGAPAEEYASVSLKKVHEIALSISDQHHFKVVQFPLNWLEISPVFYDRDEIGETTLSYALKNNIGTMINRPFNAMFNDGLIRLTRPQVKPDELQQLDEGMKIGLQNWSKLAADLERLAKEQLEDVPGYDDATLSQFVISTLAWLPGVTSVLCGARKEEYVKDVEEALARPALTRAKELLYGIYENLEFTT
- a CDS encoding ExbD/TolR family protein → MVTAHFIVNKGMKLELPKATTAEQLENQKTFNISIGKSGEFMLDGKSTSVDELKTVARDATKNKAKVVAMISADKEAVYNSVVIVMDALRSEGVTDFALQLDPAIQKK
- the clpB gene encoding ATP-dependent chaperone ClpB; amino-acid sequence: MAYQFTHRAQSAINDAHTVAKQNGNPELTPAHILNAVFNENEEIVKMLCQNLGLKVTQISSELKKIVDTLPKVSGGSEPTSGPFLSSYLESADKIKKEMQDEYISIEHFVIAAPTSKQPTVASLFNRYNLDTNTLQKSILAIRGNNKVTDQSPENKLGVLEKYARDLTKLAEENKLDPVIGRDSEVRRVIQILSRRTKNNPILIGEPGVGKTAIAEGLAQRIIRGDVPETLKNRKLLSLDIAGMVAGAKFRGEFEERLKAVLKAVQDASGKIILFIDEIHTMVKAGGGEGSMDAGNMLKPALARGELRCIGATTLEEYRIIEKDTALERRFQPVIVNPPSVEDTITILRGLKERYEIHHGIRIKDNALIAAATLSDRYITDRFLPDKAIDLIDEASSRLKIQLDSVPEKIDTIERKIAQYKIELVALSKETDYQAIGRKTDIENQLRELENEAKLMRNKWQLAKGSVNEINKLKKDLEQARVKMEDYERRADYARASEIKFGEMPKLQERLRTLTQSSSHSPNEEKHDENSVFLKEEVDAEDIATVVSTWTGIPVNKLFAAERQRLLKLENELRESVVGQDHALKAVANAIRLTRSGLKDPNKPMGSFLFLGPTGVGKTETAKALAKSLFDTEKSMIRIDMSEYMEQHSVSRLIGAPPGYVGFEDGGQLTEAVRRKPYTVVLFDEIEKAHPKVLNVLLQMLDDGRLTDGQGRTINFQNCIVIMTSNIGAHRILEAPEDSRNSEQLKKLVMDEVLTHMRPELLNRIDETVIFNALREDVIEKIVSIQVAKLAQRLMQQQHMILEVSPEVISSIATEGWDVNFGARPLKRALQDLVEVPLSMELLEGKFNEGDTILVKEDSKKSISFTKK
- a CDS encoding MotA/TolQ/ExbB proton channel family protein is translated as MNLTQEFLKFSLATGPQWVMYTLIVCSIVNVAIIIDRIIFFHKMRGDFPEFIKNLTQRLNSNESLEQTAAWCSGQKMLEANVAAVGLERGLDNLKASEESMNATMIAAKTRLEKGLVVLGTLGSNTPFLGLFGTIIGIIEAFHALSTSANPGPEVIMASISEALVATALGLLVAIPAVVAFNFFNRAIKKKMANTDATSRIVITHLGLAGSNSNSNKKKGN